From Anomalospiza imberbis isolate Cuckoo-Finch-1a 21T00152 chromosome 14, ASM3175350v1, whole genome shotgun sequence, a single genomic window includes:
- the TSC22D3 gene encoding TSC22 domain family protein 3 isoform X1 has protein sequence MSSSPAEECRSPVGLDCCSCCLDLANRSGLEEGAGGENNNPGSPTVSSFRQLREQLVRQNLNTDKLSSIMRQDSLEPVVRDPCYLFNQGICNRNIDQTLLSILLLFHSASGASVVAIDNKIEQAMDLVKNHLMYAVREEVEVLKEQIKELLEKNSQLERENSLLKTLASPEQLEKFQSRLPAEVLCPEEQSPGVAAPAQHSGGSAV, from the exons ATGTCCTCGTCGCCCGCGGAGGAGTGCCGGTCGCCCGTGGGGCTggactgctgcagctgctgcctggacCTGGCCAACCGGAGCGGGCTGGAGGAGGGGGCCGGGGGCGAGAACAACAACCCGGGCAGCCCCACCGTGAGCAGCTTCCggcagctgcgggagcagctggtCCGACAGAACCTCAACACCGACAAGCTGAGCTCCATCATGCGCCAGGACTCGCTGGAACCCGTCGTGCGGGACCCCTGCTACCTCTTCAACCAGGGTATCTGCAACAGGAACATCGACCAGaccctgctctccatcctcctcctcttccacag CGCCTCCGGAGCCAGCGTGGTGGCCATTGACAACAAGATCGAGCAGGCGATG GATCTTGTGAAAAATCATCTGATGTACGCTGTGCGGGAGGAGGTGGAGGTCCTGAAAGAGCAAATCAAGGAACTGTTGGAGAAAAACTCCCAGCTGGAGCGTGAGAACAGCCTCCTGAAGACCCTGgccagccctgagcagctggAGAAGTTCCAGTCCCGGCTCCCAGCAGAGGTGCTGTGccctgaggagcagagccccgGGGTGGCTGCCCCGGCCCAGCACTCCGGGGGCTCTGCGGTGTAA
- the TSC22D3 gene encoding TSC22 domain family protein 3 isoform X2 has product MSTGMYQSPMEVAVYQLHNFSISFFSSLLGGDVVSVKLDNSASGASVVAIDNKIEQAMDLVKNHLMYAVREEVEVLKEQIKELLEKNSQLERENSLLKTLASPEQLEKFQSRLPAEVLCPEEQSPGVAAPAQHSGGSAV; this is encoded by the exons ATGAGCACCGGCATGTACCAGTCCCCCATGGAGGTGGCTGTCTACCAGCTCCACAACTTCTccatctccttcttctcctccctgCTCGGGGGGGATGTAGTCTCCGTGAAGCTCGATAACAG CGCCTCCGGAGCCAGCGTGGTGGCCATTGACAACAAGATCGAGCAGGCGATG GATCTTGTGAAAAATCATCTGATGTACGCTGTGCGGGAGGAGGTGGAGGTCCTGAAAGAGCAAATCAAGGAACTGTTGGAGAAAAACTCCCAGCTGGAGCGTGAGAACAGCCTCCTGAAGACCCTGgccagccctgagcagctggAGAAGTTCCAGTCCCGGCTCCCAGCAGAGGTGCTGTGccctgaggagcagagccccgGGGTGGCTGCCCCGGCCCAGCACTCCGGGGGCTCTGCGGTGTAA